From the Natrarchaeobaculum aegyptiacum genome, one window contains:
- a CDS encoding DUF5518 domain-containing protein, with the protein MTDWRAVVAGFLTATVLGLIGLTLPGVGQLAAGLIGGFVAGYLAGGGLARGFWHGLLAGALGGILVGLLIGLFVALAGWAAGPAGGMATGVAGIGIFGASVLLAMLFALESAIAGALGGLLNP; encoded by the coding sequence ATGACAGACTGGCGTGCCGTCGTCGCTGGCTTTCTCACCGCGACCGTTCTCGGCCTGATCGGGCTAACCCTCCCCGGCGTCGGACAGCTCGCGGCCGGACTGATCGGTGGCTTCGTCGCGGGCTACCTCGCCGGTGGCGGTCTCGCTCGAGGCTTCTGGCACGGGTTACTCGCCGGTGCACTCGGTGGTATCCTCGTTGGCCTTCTGATCGGCCTCTTCGTCGCACTCGCGGGCTGGGCGGCTGGTCCCGCCGGTGGCATGGCCACGGGCGTCGCCGGCATCGGAATCTTCGGCGCGAGCGTCCTCCTCGCGATGCTCTTTGCACTCGAGAGCGCCATCGCCGGTGCACTCGGCGGGCTGTTGAACCCCTGA
- a CDS encoding extracellular solute-binding protein, whose translation MTNTDASDARSLTGRRRFLATTGLSAALVSGLAGCLGNGDENGDAGSGGGGNGGGSGGGAVADADPLGAPVDPSGVTWDDLGDLEGEITIYSGRTPDQIDLVFEELENEYDGLTINRDYDDNDVQVNQLEQEGDATPADVFYSQDPGALGAVHDMGLVQQLPSDVVETVPESYREPSGYWTGVSGRVRSIQYNEDRLDEVPGLDSWDDLPTDIFEYATDDRFEGIISTRPNSGTFRGFIQAMVDLEGENATRQWVRDFMDQDPQLFSGGSDQAAAVERGGDDDPIIALGNSYYAARLVNEDPNSPIRVAFTEGDAGALFSVAGVAVTNTVDDPELVAEFVRHLVAVEGQEFMMDDNGEFPVVEGVDYVGPLPGPADLDSPTYDISAFDMELQEANELLEDEGMMPL comes from the coding sequence ATGACGAACACGGACGCATCAGACGCACGATCTTTGACTGGACGCCGCCGATTCCTTGCCACGACGGGACTCTCAGCCGCTTTGGTGAGCGGTCTGGCGGGTTGCCTGGGGAACGGAGACGAAAACGGCGACGCGGGAAGCGGTGGAGGCGGAAATGGTGGCGGCTCCGGTGGGGGTGCCGTCGCAGATGCCGACCCACTCGGTGCACCCGTGGACCCGAGCGGTGTCACCTGGGACGACCTCGGCGACCTCGAGGGTGAAATCACGATTTACTCCGGTCGAACTCCCGACCAGATAGATCTCGTGTTCGAAGAACTCGAGAACGAGTACGACGGACTGACGATCAACCGCGACTACGACGACAACGACGTCCAGGTCAACCAGTTAGAACAGGAGGGAGACGCGACGCCGGCGGACGTGTTCTACTCCCAGGACCCGGGCGCACTCGGCGCAGTTCACGACATGGGGCTCGTCCAGCAGCTTCCGAGCGACGTCGTCGAGACGGTTCCCGAGAGCTACCGCGAACCCAGCGGCTACTGGACCGGGGTCAGCGGCCGCGTGCGTTCGATTCAGTACAACGAAGATCGGTTGGACGAGGTCCCGGGTCTCGATAGCTGGGACGACCTTCCGACGGACATCTTCGAGTACGCGACCGACGACCGGTTCGAGGGCATCATCTCGACTCGGCCGAACTCCGGGACGTTCCGCGGGTTCATTCAGGCGATGGTCGACCTCGAGGGCGAAAACGCGACGCGACAGTGGGTCAGGGACTTCATGGATCAGGACCCGCAGCTGTTCTCCGGCGGCAGCGACCAGGCTGCAGCCGTCGAACGGGGCGGTGACGACGACCCGATCATTGCACTCGGCAACAGCTACTACGCCGCCCGACTCGTCAACGAAGATCCCAACTCGCCGATTCGCGTGGCGTTCACAGAAGGCGACGCAGGTGCCCTCTTCAGCGTCGCTGGCGTCGCCGTCACGAACACCGTCGACGATCCGGAACTCGTCGCCGAGTTCGTCCGTCACCTCGTCGCCGTCGAGGGACAGGAGTTCATGATGGACGACAACGGGGAGTTCCCCGTCGTCGAAGGCGTCGACTACGTTGGCCCGCTGCCCGGCCCGGCCGACCTCGACTCGCCGACCTACGACATCAGCGCGTTCGACATGGAGCTGCAGGAAGCTAACGAACTCCTGGAAGACGAAGGAATGATGCCGCTGTAA
- a CDS encoding TIGR00341 family protein, with product MRLVQLTVPTGMRGAVLETLDARGIDYVVTDEHSRREYTAVVYFPLPTPAVEPVLDELQETGIDEDAYTVVVDAETVVSQRFEKLREEYETGDVGSERISRQELETEAEDLTPSFGIYVTMTVVSAIVATAGLLLDSPAVVVGSMVIAPLIGPALGASVGSVIDNEDLFRQSVVYQLLGVVVAIVAAAIFAWMVRVTNIVPPGLEIGDVDEIAERLTPDLLSLAVALGAGVAGIISIATKLSTALVGVMIAAALIPPAAAAGIAIAWGEPAAATGSTALVFVNVLSVNLAGLVTLWYAGYRPENLLSLRSTEQRVRKRVIALGLIVMIFAAFLGGITYASYAVSTFENDATAETEAVLEDEAFAQYTLLEFEVETGGGYPFLVPERVIVTLGGPPDERSGELESRLNERITAQTNEDVTVEIRYVGQVEM from the coding sequence GTGCGGCTCGTACAGCTGACGGTTCCGACGGGGATGCGAGGTGCGGTCCTCGAGACGCTCGACGCTCGTGGGATCGACTACGTGGTGACTGACGAGCACAGTCGCCGCGAGTACACGGCAGTGGTCTACTTTCCGTTGCCGACGCCGGCGGTCGAGCCCGTCCTCGACGAACTGCAGGAGACGGGAATCGACGAAGACGCCTACACCGTCGTCGTCGACGCGGAGACGGTCGTCTCCCAGCGATTCGAGAAACTTCGCGAAGAGTACGAGACTGGTGACGTCGGCTCCGAACGCATCTCGAGACAGGAACTCGAGACGGAAGCCGAGGATCTGACGCCGTCGTTCGGGATCTACGTGACGATGACGGTCGTCAGTGCAATCGTCGCGACGGCGGGGCTCTTGCTCGACTCTCCCGCGGTGGTCGTCGGGTCGATGGTGATCGCGCCACTGATCGGGCCGGCACTCGGTGCCAGCGTTGGCTCGGTAATCGACAACGAGGACCTGTTCCGCCAGAGCGTCGTCTACCAGTTGCTCGGCGTCGTGGTGGCGATCGTCGCCGCGGCGATCTTCGCATGGATGGTCCGCGTGACCAACATCGTTCCGCCCGGACTCGAGATCGGCGACGTCGACGAAATTGCCGAACGGCTCACGCCCGACCTGCTCTCGCTGGCGGTCGCACTGGGGGCTGGTGTGGCGGGGATCATCAGCATCGCGACCAAGCTATCGACGGCGCTGGTTGGTGTGATGATCGCTGCTGCACTCATCCCGCCAGCGGCGGCCGCGGGAATCGCGATCGCGTGGGGTGAACCGGCGGCGGCGACCGGGTCGACGGCGCTCGTGTTCGTGAACGTGCTCTCGGTGAACCTCGCTGGTCTCGTGACGCTGTGGTACGCCGGGTACCGGCCGGAGAACCTGCTCTCGTTGCGGTCGACCGAACAGCGGGTTCGAAAACGGGTCATCGCGCTCGGGCTGATCGTCATGATCTTCGCAGCCTTTCTCGGCGGCATCACCTACGCTTCCTACGCCGTCTCGACGTTCGAAAACGACGCGACTGCAGAGACCGAAGCCGTCCTCGAGGACGAGGCCTTCGCCCAGTACACGCTGCTGGAGTTCGAGGTCGAAACCGGTGGGGGTTATCCGTTCTTGGTTCCCGAACGCGTGATCGTGACCCTCGGGGGGCCGCCAGACGAACGATCTGGCGAACTCGAGTCACGACTGAACGAGCGGATCACGGCCCAGACGAACGAGGACGTCACGGTCGAGATCAGGTACGTCGGACAGGTCGAGATGTGA
- a CDS encoding hemolysin family protein, whose protein sequence is MAFWLPLEMVLAAADVPVVGLEVDQSTVTALGVLAVAVLIALSGFFSSSEIAMFNLPRHRLEGMVEDGVEGAALVKRLKDDPHRLLVTILVGNNIVNIAMSSIATALLGLYFGGLTAVVLATFGITAIVLLFGESVPKSYAVENTESWAVRISKPLKATEYLLFPLIVLFDYLTRQVNRLTGSTGAIETPYVTRDEIQEMIESGEREGVLEEEEHEMLQRIFRFNNTIVKEVMTPRLDVTAVPKDADIDEAIETCIQSGHGRIPVYDGSLDNILGVVRIRDLVRDLNYGEADDDLELDDLIQPTLHVPESKNVDELLTEMRENRLHMAIVIDEFGTTEGLVTMEDMVEEIVGEILEGGEELPIEDLDERTILVRGEVNIEDVNEALEIDLPEGEEFETIAGFIFNRAGRLVEEGEEITYDGVRITVETVENTRIMKARLQKLEVESGTDEAVADEAGDSSG, encoded by the coding sequence ATGGCCTTCTGGCTCCCCCTCGAGATGGTGCTCGCGGCCGCCGACGTCCCCGTGGTCGGCCTCGAGGTCGACCAGTCGACGGTGACGGCTCTCGGCGTGCTCGCAGTCGCTGTACTCATCGCGCTCTCCGGCTTTTTCTCCTCGTCGGAGATCGCGATGTTCAACCTGCCGCGCCACCGCCTCGAGGGGATGGTCGAGGACGGCGTCGAGGGGGCCGCCCTCGTCAAACGGCTCAAGGACGACCCCCACCGCCTGCTCGTGACGATCCTCGTCGGGAACAACATCGTCAACATCGCGATGTCGTCGATCGCGACCGCCCTCCTCGGCCTCTATTTCGGCGGCCTGACTGCGGTCGTCCTCGCGACGTTCGGCATCACCGCGATCGTGCTCCTCTTCGGCGAGAGCGTCCCCAAGTCCTACGCGGTCGAGAATACCGAGTCGTGGGCGGTCCGCATCTCGAAGCCGCTGAAGGCGACCGAGTACCTGCTCTTTCCGCTCATCGTCCTCTTCGATTACCTCACCCGGCAGGTCAACCGTCTGACCGGCTCGACGGGCGCGATCGAGACCCCCTACGTCACCCGCGACGAGATCCAGGAGATGATCGAGTCCGGCGAGCGCGAAGGCGTCCTCGAGGAAGAAGAACACGAGATGCTCCAGCGGATCTTCCGGTTCAACAACACTATCGTCAAGGAGGTGATGACACCGCGACTCGACGTCACGGCCGTCCCGAAAGACGCCGACATCGACGAGGCGATCGAGACCTGTATCCAGAGCGGTCACGGCCGGATCCCCGTCTACGACGGGAGCCTCGACAACATCCTCGGCGTCGTCCGCATTCGCGACCTCGTCCGGGACCTGAACTACGGCGAAGCCGACGACGACCTCGAGCTAGACGACCTGATCCAGCCGACGCTGCACGTTCCCGAGTCGAAGAACGTCGACGAACTCCTCACCGAGATGCGCGAAAACCGCCTCCACATGGCGATCGTCATCGACGAGTTCGGCACCACTGAAGGACTGGTCACGATGGAGGACATGGTCGAGGAGATCGTCGGCGAGATCTTAGAGGGCGGCGAGGAACTCCCGATCGAGGACCTCGACGAGCGAACAATTCTGGTCCGCGGCGAGGTCAACATCGAGGACGTCAACGAGGCTCTCGAGATCGACCTGCCGGAAGGCGAGGAGTTCGAAACCATCGCCGGCTTCATCTTCAATCGCGCCGGTCGGCTGGTCGAGGAAGGCGAGGAGATCACCTACGACGGCGTCCGCATCACCGTCGAGACCGTCGAGAACACCCGCATCATGAAAGCTCGGCTCCAGAAACTCGAGGTGGAGTCGGGGACCGACGAGGCGGTCGCAGACGAGGCGGGCGACTCGAGCGGGTGA
- a CDS encoding glutathione S-transferase N-terminal domain-containing protein translates to MSDAPDQDSAPALTLYRLQACPYCERVVRVLDDLEVPYHSRFVEPMHSDRDVVKRVAGVRTVPVIVDERTGVTMAESANIVDYLERTYGDGERPASGEVSS, encoded by the coding sequence ATGAGCGACGCTCCCGACCAGGATTCAGCGCCAGCGCTGACGCTGTATCGCCTGCAGGCCTGTCCGTACTGCGAACGCGTCGTCCGCGTACTCGACGACCTCGAGGTTCCGTACCACTCGCGGTTCGTCGAACCGATGCACTCCGACCGCGACGTGGTCAAGCGCGTCGCCGGCGTGCGGACGGTGCCGGTGATCGTCGACGAGCGCACCGGCGTCACGATGGCCGAGAGCGCGAACATCGTCGACTACCTCGAGCGGACCTACGGTGACGGAGAGCGCCCGGCCAGCGGCGAGGTGAGTAGCTGA
- a CDS encoding redoxin domain-containing protein: MVDFEVVALEPTDHPESGDEAPDFTRPLVTDEFWEDRSLSGLASEVDGPTILVCTPMIGSYPGTYVWEELHERGWHEEAGAVVGVSISTPYAIKQFLETTDSPFAVFSDPQNRVAEEYGIVNDLDGMAGLDEPRPAVFALDANLTVETAWVAEEWPEFPPYDDLESELGF, from the coding sequence ATGGTCGACTTCGAGGTCGTTGCCCTCGAGCCCACCGATCACCCGGAATCTGGGGACGAAGCACCCGATTTCACCCGGCCGCTGGTCACCGACGAGTTCTGGGAAGACCGGTCGCTGTCGGGGCTCGCCAGCGAGGTCGACGGGCCGACGATCCTCGTCTGTACGCCGATGATCGGCTCCTATCCCGGCACGTACGTCTGGGAGGAGCTACACGAGCGCGGCTGGCACGAAGAGGCCGGTGCCGTCGTCGGGGTGTCCATCTCGACACCGTACGCGATCAAACAGTTCCTCGAGACGACCGACTCCCCGTTCGCGGTGTTCAGCGACCCGCAGAACCGCGTCGCCGAAGAGTACGGCATCGTCAACGACCTGGACGGGATGGCGGGTCTCGACGAACCTCGACCAGCCGTGTTCGCCCTCGACGCGAACCTGACCGTCGAGACCGCCTGGGTCGCCGAGGAGTGGCCCGAGTTCCCGCCGTACGACGACCTCGAGAGCGAACTCGGGTTCTGA
- a CDS encoding NOG1 family protein yields MIFEDLPTTPTSEELIDKAFSRAARAGRAKGGLEAQQSMLQTASSIISDNLENVVTAWPDFAYEDEVHPFYYELADAILTSSSVSAPQSSGIDGETAGVDALRQSLSEVMWASRKAREIHDEYQPRLRKTDVDTARKHRKQAFARLADVVEQVDDELLFINEARNALRDLPEIDPEEPTIVVAGYPNVGKSSFVNDVTNARGETASYPFTTKGIGLGHLERDHIRYQLVDTPGLLDRPPEERNEIETQAVSAIEHLGDCMLVLLDPTGECGYPLESQLELRDAVADQFGDLPVLTVANKVDRRDVWTDDDHDLDADYEMSVETGENVETVLEAAIEAIDYEPTLPFES; encoded by the coding sequence ATGATTTTCGAAGACCTTCCGACGACGCCCACGTCGGAAGAGCTGATCGACAAGGCGTTCTCGCGGGCGGCGCGGGCCGGACGGGCCAAAGGCGGCCTCGAGGCACAGCAGTCGATGCTCCAGACGGCCTCGAGTATTATCTCTGACAACCTCGAGAACGTCGTGACGGCGTGGCCGGACTTCGCCTACGAAGACGAGGTCCACCCGTTCTACTACGAACTCGCGGATGCGATCTTGACCTCGTCGTCGGTATCGGCACCGCAGTCGTCGGGCATCGACGGCGAGACCGCCGGCGTCGACGCGCTCCGCCAGAGCCTCTCGGAGGTGATGTGGGCGAGTCGCAAGGCTCGCGAGATCCACGACGAGTACCAGCCTCGTCTCCGGAAGACCGACGTCGACACCGCGCGCAAGCACCGCAAGCAGGCGTTCGCCCGCCTCGCCGACGTCGTCGAACAGGTAGACGACGAACTGCTGTTCATCAACGAGGCACGCAACGCGCTGCGTGACCTGCCCGAGATCGATCCCGAGGAACCGACCATCGTCGTCGCAGGCTACCCCAACGTCGGCAAATCGTCGTTCGTCAACGACGTTACGAACGCCCGCGGCGAAACCGCCTCGTACCCCTTTACGACGAAAGGGATCGGTCTCGGCCACCTCGAGCGCGACCACATCCGCTACCAGCTCGTCGACACCCCCGGCCTGCTCGACCGCCCACCGGAAGAGCGAAACGAGATCGAGACCCAGGCCGTCTCGGCCATCGAACACCTCGGCGACTGCATGCTCGTCCTGCTCGATCCCACCGGCGAGTGTGGCTACCCCCTCGAGTCACAGCTCGAGTTGCGCGACGCCGTCGCCGACCAGTTCGGCGATCTCCCCGTGCTCACCGTCGCCAACAAGGTCGACCGACGCGACGTCTGGACCGACGACGACCACGACCTCGACGCCGACTACGAGATGAGCGTCGAGACCGGTGAGAACGTCGAAACCGTACTCGAGGCGGCGATCGAGGCGATCGATTACGAGCCGACACTGCCGTTCGAATCGTGA
- a CDS encoding ABC transporter permease → MKSITDAVQTSQHVQTVTDRLERADLWMVALAAASALVAFLVVLPMFWLVWQASTVELLRAYDLIVSSQTARITANSIGLMLFVTVFSIVLGVPLAVLTTRTDLPYPRFWTVVAALPLVIPSYIGAIAFTGMFGSGGEIDSLFGVSIPRIDGLSGATFIITLYTYPYVFLTTRAALLSMDSSLPDAARTLNAGPFEAFRRVTLPQIRPGIAAGALLAGLYAISDFGTPAFMQASVFTSMIYWEFGNFNVEYAALLALQLVAIVAVVLVIEAGIGRDEDASGGTRVGSTIRLGIWKWPAMGFVSALGVVTLVVPVTIFTSWLFRSEGDPIPSLEFQWEFAFNSMYLAVLAALVACAFALPVAYYSGRTNSLVSRILERATYVGFAVPGVVIGLALVFLGTRTLPSFYRQGVWLLVFAYVVRFLPQAVGTVRSSVLQVDDKTIEAARTLNAGRIETFRRVTLPAIMPGLVAGAVLVFLTTMKELPATLMLQPIGMDTLVSIIWDAQNALAYRYAAIPALLLILISGFSMLVMLFQEEGDLS, encoded by the coding sequence ATGAAATCCATCACAGACGCCGTCCAGACCTCACAGCACGTCCAGACGGTCACGGATCGACTCGAGCGTGCTGATCTCTGGATGGTCGCCCTGGCAGCCGCGAGCGCGCTCGTCGCCTTCCTCGTCGTGTTGCCGATGTTCTGGCTGGTCTGGCAGGCGTCGACGGTCGAACTGCTACGCGCGTACGACCTCATCGTTTCCTCCCAGACTGCACGCATCACGGCCAACAGCATTGGCTTGATGCTGTTCGTGACGGTGTTTTCGATCGTACTCGGCGTGCCACTCGCCGTGTTGACGACCCGGACCGACCTTCCGTATCCACGGTTCTGGACTGTCGTGGCCGCACTCCCGCTCGTGATTCCGAGCTACATCGGCGCGATCGCGTTCACCGGCATGTTCGGCTCGGGCGGTGAAATCGACTCGCTATTCGGAGTATCGATCCCACGGATAGACGGCCTGTCCGGCGCGACGTTCATTATCACGTTGTACACTTACCCGTACGTGTTCCTGACGACCCGGGCGGCGCTTTTGTCGATGGACAGTTCGCTCCCCGACGCCGCACGGACGCTCAACGCCGGTCCGTTCGAAGCCTTCCGCCGGGTCACGCTCCCCCAGATCAGGCCAGGGATCGCAGCCGGCGCGTTGCTCGCCGGCCTCTACGCGATTTCCGACTTCGGAACACCCGCGTTCATGCAGGCCAGCGTCTTCACGAGCATGATCTACTGGGAGTTCGGCAATTTCAACGTCGAGTACGCCGCCTTACTCGCGTTGCAACTGGTCGCAATCGTCGCCGTCGTTCTCGTCATCGAGGCTGGCATCGGGCGTGACGAAGACGCGAGCGGTGGCACGCGGGTGGGGAGCACGATCCGACTCGGAATCTGGAAGTGGCCGGCAATGGGGTTCGTTTCGGCACTCGGGGTGGTCACACTCGTCGTGCCCGTTACGATCTTCACGAGCTGGCTGTTCCGGAGCGAAGGCGATCCGATTCCATCCCTCGAGTTCCAGTGGGAGTTCGCGTTCAACTCGATGTACCTCGCCGTACTGGCCGCACTGGTTGCCTGCGCGTTCGCGCTCCCGGTCGCCTACTACTCCGGACGGACGAACTCGCTGGTCTCGCGGATCCTCGAGCGCGCGACCTACGTTGGCTTCGCGGTCCCCGGCGTGGTCATAGGCCTCGCCCTGGTATTCCTGGGGACTCGAACACTTCCGTCGTTCTATCGGCAGGGTGTGTGGCTGCTCGTGTTCGCCTACGTCGTCCGCTTCCTTCCGCAGGCCGTCGGCACCGTCCGCTCGTCGGTCCTCCAGGTCGACGACAAAACCATCGAAGCTGCGCGCACGCTCAACGCGGGGCGGATCGAGACGTTCCGTCGCGTTACCTTGCCGGCCATCATGCCGGGGCTGGTCGCTGGCGCGGTCCTCGTGTTCTTGACGACGATGAAGGAACTGCCAGCGACGCTCATGCTCCAGCCCATCGGGATGGACACCCTCGTTTCGATCATCTGGGACGCCCAGAACGCGCTGGCCTACCGGTACGCGGCCATCCCCGCACTTCTGTTGATCCTCATCTCCGGGTTCTCGATGCTGGTCATGCTGTTTCAGGAAGAGGGTGACCTCAGCTGA